A part of Deltaproteobacteria bacterium genomic DNA contains:
- the sucC gene encoding ADP-forming succinate--CoA ligase subunit beta: MNIHEYQAKQILAKYGVAVPKGKIAFTPAEAEEAAREFIAEKGVCVVKAQIHAGGRGKAGGVKLAKSKEEAAKIAEELLGKVLVTHQTGPAGKEVKKVYVEEGCQIARELYLGLVVDRSTQKVVIMASTEGGVEIEEVAEKTPEKILKELVDPAVGLIPFQGRKLAFGLGIDKALAGKAVKFMTGLYNAFVASDCSMAEINPLVITKDGDIIALDAKMSFDDNALFRHKDIEGMRDLDEEDPKEVAASRFNLNYVTLDGNIGCMVNGAGLAMATMDMIKLSGGSPANFLDVGGGANKDQVTAAFKLITSDPNVKGVLVNIFGGIMRCDIIAEGIMAAAKEVGLKVPLVVRLQGTNVEQGRKLLAGSGLNIITAENMDEAAEKAVAAAKAS; encoded by the coding sequence ATGAACATTCACGAGTACCAGGCAAAGCAGATACTCGCCAAATATGGGGTCGCCGTGCCGAAGGGGAAGATAGCTTTCACTCCGGCCGAGGCCGAGGAAGCCGCCCGCGAGTTCATCGCCGAGAAGGGCGTATGTGTCGTGAAGGCCCAGATACACGCCGGGGGCAGGGGCAAGGCCGGCGGCGTCAAGCTCGCAAAGTCTAAAGAGGAAGCGGCCAAGATCGCCGAAGAGCTCCTGGGGAAGGTGCTGGTCACCCACCAGACCGGCCCGGCGGGCAAGGAAGTGAAAAAGGTATACGTTGAGGAAGGGTGCCAGATAGCGAGGGAGCTCTACCTGGGCCTCGTCGTGGACAGGTCCACCCAGAAGGTCGTCATCATGGCGTCAACCGAGGGCGGGGTGGAGATAGAAGAGGTCGCGGAGAAGACGCCGGAGAAGATATTGAAGGAGCTCGTTGACCCTGCCGTGGGGCTCATACCCTTCCAGGGACGGAAGCTCGCATTCGGACTCGGCATAGACAAGGCGCTTGCCGGGAAGGCCGTGAAGTTCATGACCGGCCTCTACAACGCCTTTGTCGCCTCGGACTGCTCCATGGCTGAAATAAACCCGCTCGTAATAACAAAGGACGGCGACATAATAGCGCTCGACGCCAAGATGTCCTTTGACGACAACGCGCTATTCAGGCACAAGGACATAGAGGGCATGAGGGACCTGGACGAGGAAGACCCCAAGGAGGTCGCGGCGTCGAGGTTCAACCTCAATTACGTCACCCTTGACGGCAATATAGGCTGCATGGTGAACGGCGCTGGTTTAGCCATGGCCACGATGGACATGATAAAGCTCTCGGGCGGCAGTCCCGCTAACTTCCTGGACGTGGGCGGCGGCGCCAACAAGGACCAGGTCACCGCGGCCTTCAAGCTCATAACCTCGGACCCGAACGTAAAGGGCGTGCTGGTAAACATATTCGGCGGCATCATGAGGTGCGACATAATCGCCGAGGGCATTATGGCCGCCGCAAAGGAAGTGGGCCTGAAGGTGCCGCTCGTGGTGAGGCTCCAGGGCACGAACGTCGAGCAGGGGAGGAAGCTCCTGGCCGGCTCGGGCCTCAATATAATAACAGCCGAGAACATGGACGAGGCAGCGGAAAAGGCCGTGGCGGCAGCCAAGGCGTCTTGA
- the sucD gene encoding succinate--CoA ligase subunit alpha has product MSILVNKDTKVICQGITGEQGTFHTRQMVAYGTKMVGGVTPGKGGTQVDGIPVFDTVDEAVRKTGANASVIYVPAAFAADAVMEAVDARIGLVVCITEGIPVLDMVKVRRFMQGKPSRLVGPNCPGVITPGECKIGIMPGHIHKAGSVGVVSRSGTLTYEAVDQLTRLGLGQSTCVGIGGDPVNGTNFIDVLELFEKDPGTNAIVMIGEIGGTAEEEAAEFIRKNVKKPVVGYIAGATAPKGKRMGHAGAIISGGKGTAEEKFEAMERAGIRITRSTAEIGRSMLEVLQKV; this is encoded by the coding sequence ATGAGCATACTCGTTAATAAGGACACAAAGGTAATCTGCCAGGGCATAACCGGCGAGCAGGGCACCTTCCATACCCGGCAGATGGTCGCCTATGGCACGAAGATGGTAGGAGGGGTGACGCCAGGGAAGGGCGGCACTCAAGTAGACGGCATCCCGGTATTCGATACCGTGGACGAGGCGGTAAGAAAGACCGGGGCCAACGCCTCGGTCATATACGTGCCCGCGGCCTTCGCGGCTGACGCGGTAATGGAGGCGGTGGACGCGAGAATAGGCCTCGTCGTCTGCATAACCGAGGGCATCCCGGTCCTCGACATGGTGAAGGTGAGAAGGTTCATGCAGGGGAAACCCTCGAGGCTCGTGGGCCCCAACTGCCCCGGCGTCATAACCCCGGGCGAGTGCAAGATAGGCATCATGCCCGGTCACATACACAAGGCCGGGAGCGTGGGGGTGGTATCAAGGAGCGGAACGCTCACCTATGAGGCCGTGGACCAGCTCACGAGGCTCGGCCTGGGGCAGTCGACCTGCGTAGGCATCGGCGGCGACCCGGTGAACGGCACGAACTTCATCGACGTCCTCGAGCTCTTCGAGAAGGACCCCGGCACGAACGCCATCGTCATGATAGGCGAGATAGGCGGGACAGCCGAGGAGGAGGCAGCCGAGTTCATACGGAAGAACGTGAAGAAGCCGGTCGTCGGATACATAGCGGGCGCGACCGCTCCCAAGGGGAAGAGGATGGGGCACGCCGGGGCCATAATCTCCGGCGGCAAGGGCACCGCGGAGGAGAAGTTCGAGGCAATGGAGCGCGCCGGGATAAGGATAACCCGGAGCACCGCGGAGATAGGCAGGTCGATGTTGGAAGTGCTGCAGAAAGTGTGA
- a CDS encoding 4Fe-4S binding protein: MTQAAKKLPRIEINEKFCKGCSICVDFCPTDVLELKGAVVAVKNLEACTRCQLCDLRCPDFAIQVFD; the protein is encoded by the coding sequence ATGACTCAGGCGGCCAAGAAACTGCCAAGGATCGAAATAAACGAGAAGTTCTGCAAGGGATGCAGCATTTGCGTGGACTTCTGTCCTACGGACGTGCTGGAGCTGAAAGGGGCGGTAGTGGCCGTAAAGAACCTCGAGGCCTGCACCAGGTGCCAGCTCTGCGACTTGAGGTGTCCGGATTTCGCCATACAGGTCTTCGATTAA